Proteins found in one Brachypodium distachyon strain Bd21 chromosome 5, Brachypodium_distachyon_v3.0, whole genome shotgun sequence genomic segment:
- the LOC100843016 gene encoding uncharacterized protein LOC100843016: MQVPCCVLSLPSPIYRGESEHSATKSRAVSSVDSSPSLLCPVSISPMEKKLPCVLVLLASSLVLAATLADAASSSVHPSLNSKQAQVLLGRKGRGESDLPGYHRYRREGKEQHEVASMEVKKGAGLRDAAKEEEEEEGLIHSADYSGVTMHSRSPPAHHKHPKGNKS; encoded by the exons ATGCAGGTACCGTGTTGCGTTTTGTCCCTGCCGTCACCAATTTATAGAGGAGAGAGTGAGCATTCAGCAACAAAGAGCAGAGCAGTGTCCTCGGTTGATTCCTCTCCGTCTTTGCTCTGTCCAGTCTCCATATCGCCAATGGAGAAGAAGCTGCCTTGTGTACTAGTGCTACTAGCTTCAAGCCTTGTTCTAGCAGCCACTCTTGCAGacgctgcctcctcctctgtCCATCCATCTCTGAACAGCAAGCAAGCACAAGTTCTGCTAGGTCGCAAAGGCAGAGGAGAATCAGACTTGCCAGGATACCACCGTTACCGGCGTGAAGGCAAGGAGCAGCACGAG GTTGCATCCATGGAAGTGAAGAAGGGCGCTGGGTTGAGGGACGccgccaaggaagaagaggaagaagaagggctgATCCACAGCGCGGACTACAGCGGGGTGACCATGCACTCTAGATCCCCGCCGGCGCATCACAAGCATCCCAAAGGAAACAAATCATAG